The window TTCTTAAATGCATTACCTTTTTCATTAGCAGCATCTATAAGCTCATTTGCAAGTCTATCTATCATAGTTCTTTCGTTTCTTTTTCTAGTAGATTCTAGAATCCATCTAATAGATAATGATTGTTGTCTCTCACTTCTAACTTCAACAGGAACTTGATAAGTAGCACCGCCAACTCTTCTACTTCGCACTTCAACTAAAGGCTTAACATTTTCTAAAGCCTTTTGAAATACATCTATACCTTTTTCGTTAGTTTTTTCTTCAATCTTATTAAATGAACTATAAATTATCTTCTCAGCTATACTTTTCTTGCCATCATACATCATTTTATTGATAAATTTTGTTACAACTTTGTTGTGATAAACAGGATCGCCTAAAACTTCTCTCTTAGCGGCTCTTCTCCTTCTCATAATTCTCCTTTATTTAAATTTTATTTCTTAGATTCTGCCTTTGCCCTTTTAGCACCATACTTACTTCTAGATACCGTTCTTTTAGCAACACCAGCTGTATCAAGAGCACCTCTAACTATATGATACTTAACACCTGGCAAGTCTTTAACTCTCCCACCTCTAACTAAAACAATAGAGTGCTCTTGCAAATTATGTCCCTCACCAGGAATATAGCTAATAACTTCTATTTTGCTTGTAAGTTTTACTTTTGCAACTTTTCTTAAAGCTGAGTTAGGTTTTTTAGGTGAAGTTGTATAAACACGGGTACAAACACCTCTTCTTTGCGGACATTCCATCAAAGCTGGCGACTTTGATTGTTTAGAAATCTTTTTTCTTTCATTTCTTATTAACTGATTTATAGTTGGCACTACTTCTCCTTATCAAAAAATTTAAAAACGCTTATTTTATATAATAGAATCTTTGACTTATCTTAATAAAATAAGCAGACTATAAGTTTAACTTTCTACGCTCTTAACCCTAAATATCTTATCTTTATAGATTCCAGTTCCAACTGGTATCATGCGACCCAATACAACATTCTCTTTTAGATCCTTTAAAGTATCCACTTTGGCTGCAATAGATGCCTCTGTCAATACTTTTGTAGTTTCTTGGAATGAAGCAGCAGAAATAATACTATCACTTCCAATAGCAGCCCTTGTGATACCTAATAATATAGGTTCAGCAATAGCAGGCTCTCCACCTAATTTTATATATTGTTCATTTTCCTCTTTAAATACCCTTCGTGATACTATATCATCTTTTATAAATCTAGTATCACCACTATCTACTATTTTTACCTGTCTTAACATTTGTGAAACTATTATCTCAATATGTTTATCTGCAATAGCAACACCCTGTCTTCTATATACTTGTTGGACTTCACTAACTATATATTTATGAAGTTCTTTTTCACCTAAGATTCTAAGAATATCATGGCTTGATACAACTCCATCAGTGATAGATTCTCCTGCATGGACAAATTCACCTTCATGCACTAGAATCTGCTTATTTTTATCTATCAAATACTCATTAAATCTACCATCAGTTGCAGTAATTATCAATGTTTCTTTTCCTCTTTGTTGCTTACCAAAGCTAATATATCCATCAATCTCTGCTAATATCGCTGGATCTTTTGGCTTTCTTGCTTCAAATAATTCTGAAACTCTTGGAAGACCTCCAGTAATATCTTTTGATTTAGCAATAGCTTTTGGAGCCTTGGCTAAAATATCAGCAACATAAACATTGCTTCCATCATCAACAGCAATAGCAGTTTTTGGATCTACTGGATATCTATGAGATTCTCCATCTGCTGTTGTAACAATGATAGCTGGCTTATATCCACTAGGTATATATTCATTAATCACAAGATTTCTTTGCCCTGTAATATCATCAACTTGCTCTGTTGCTGTAAGTCCAGATATAATATTTTCAAAACTCACAACACCTTCAAATTCTGATATAACAGGCACAATATAAGGATCCCATTGTGCAATTATTTTTTGTTCGCTAGATTCAGGAGATGCAATAAGTGTTTGAAAATCAATTTCTGTATTATCATCAACCTCCATCATTGAACCACGAGCTAAATAATGTCTTGCTGCTTCTCTATCATTTTCATCAGCAATGATTGCAAAAATACCTTTTTCTTTGATTTTATGACCTTTTTTGATATTTCTTATTCTCTCTAGGCTATCTCCAACTAGCTTGTATATCTTTAATATACCTTTTTCTTTTGCAAAAATATTTTGTGAAATTGGGGCATTATCTTCAACATTTAATTCACTTGCATACGGGATTCTATGTGGTATATTCCAACCATCTTTAATAACCTCAATAATACTTCCATCTTTTTTGATATTATAACCATCACCATGAGCAATAAATAACTTACCTTCTATATTACCGCTAACACCTGCTAATTCATTTTGTTTTGCAACATCATTTTTTCTAACCATGAATCTTGCAGTCTCTTTTTTGCCAATAATGCTTACTACAGTTTCATCGTGAATATTTTCCACTTTTACTACACCATCAAATGGAGCTTTTACTTTTGGCTCAACAACAAGAATTGCTGCATTTCTTCTATTTACAACAATTGTTTTGCCTTGCTTATTGGTGTAAGTTTGTATATTGTGGAATCTAATAAATCCTTCTTTCTCTGCAACAACCTGTCTTTCTTCTTGTGATCTTGATGCTGTTCCACCGACATGGAATGTCCTAAGTGTAAGCTGTGTCCCTGGCTCACCAATTGATTGGGCTGCGATAACACCAACAGCCTCACCAATATTTACCATTTTACCGCTACCAAGATTTAATCCATAACATTTAGCACAAACACCTTTTTCTGCCTTACAAGTAACAGGAGTTCTAATGATTACAGATTTTACCTCTGCTTCTTTGATCTTTTTTGCCATATTTTCATCAATTAAAGTGCCCTCAATAAGCAGAATCTCATTTGTAATAGAATCTACAACATTTTCAGCCAATACTCTACCTATAATTCTCTCTTCTAATGGTTCGATTAACTCGCTTCCAACGGTAATATCTGATATCTCTACACCCTCATGTGTTCCACAATCTTCCATTACAATCTTAACATTTTGGCTAACATCGATTAACTTTCTTGTTAGATAACCAGCATTTGCAGTTTTAAGCGCAGTATCTGCTAGCCCTTTTCTAGCTCCATGAGTTGATGTGAAATACTCTAAAACATTCAATCCTTCTTTAAAGTTTGAAATAATTGGCGTTTCAATAATAGTTCCATCCGGTTTTGCCATCAAGCCTCTCATAGCAGAAAGCTGTCTAATTTGCGCAACACTGCCTCTAGCACCAGAATCTGCCATCATATAAATTGAATTAAATCCATCTTTATTAGATTCTATAAGCTTCATCATATCTTTACTCATAGAATTACTTGTATCAGTCCAAATATCAATGATTTTATTGTATCTTTCTTGCTCTGTCAATAAACCACTATCAAATTGTGATTGAATATTTTTTACTTTTTTCTTAGCTTCATCAATAATATTTTGCTTATCACTAGGCACTAAAACATCATAAGCAGAAATAGAAATACCAGCTTTTGTAGCATATCTAAAACCTAAATCTTTTAAATCATCTAAGAATCTTGCCATTGTAGATAATCCACTCTCTTTATTTACATAATCTATTAGATTACCTATATCTTTTTTCTTCATGATTCTATTCCACAAATCAATTGGAACTCCATCAGGAAGTATAGAGTGAAGTATCATTCTACCTGCTGTTGTATAAATCATTCTTCCATCTAAATATGTTCTAATTTTTGCATTAATATCTAATTCATCACTATCAATTGCAATCATTATTTCATTAATATTGCCAAATAATTTATGCTGCCCTTTAACATCATTTTTCATTAATGATATATAATAAAGACCCAAAACCATATCTTGACTTGGTGCAACGATTGCTTTACCGCTTGCAGGAAGTAAAATATTAATTGAGCTTAGCATTAAAATCTTACATTCTGTGATTGCTTCTTGAGACAATGGAACATGAACAGCCATTTGGTCACCATCAAAGTCAGCATTAAATGCCGAACAAACAAGTGGATGCAATTGTATTGCTTTTCCTTCGATTAATTTAGGATGAAAAGCCTGAATACTTTGCTTGTGAAGCGTTGGTGCTCTATTTAAAAGAACAGGATAGCCTTTTACAATATCCGATAAACATTCCCAAACTTCATCTTTTTTATGCTCTATCATTTGATTTGCTTGTTTTAGAGTTGTTGCATAGCCTTTTTCTTCAAGTTTTGCCAATAAGTGTGGTTTAAACAACTCTAAAGCCATATTTTTTGGCAATCCACATTGATCCATCCTTAGATTTGGACCTACAACAATAACACTTCTTCCAGAGAAATCCACTCTCTTGCCAAGAAGATTCTGTCTAAATCTACCTTGCTTACCTTTTATTATTTCAGATAGAGATTTTAGAGGTCGTTTATTTACACCTTTTACAGCATTTGCATTTCTACCATTATCAAATAGAGCATCTACTGCTTCTTGTAACATTCTTTTTTCATTTCTAACAATAATCTCTGGAGAATCTAACTCCATAAGTCTTTTTAATCTTTGATTTCTATTTATAACTCTTCTATACAAATCATTTACATCACTAACTGCAAATTTTCCACCATCTAAAGTAACAAGCGGTCGCAAATCAGGTGGTAATACAGGTAGCATTGTAAGCATCATATGCTCTGGTTTTGATTTGGAATTAATAAAGCTTTCAACTACTTTTAACCTCTTAGCAATACTCTTTCTTTTTGCTTCAGATTTTGTATTTTCATATTCTTCTTTTAATGCCACTCTAAGATCAACAATATCAAGTTCTTCTAACAATTCTTTTACAGCACTACCGCCCATTTCTGCAATAAAATTAGTGTATTCAAATCTCTTATACAAGCTATCATATTGCTCTTGATTTAAAATATCATATTTTAATACAGGTTTTGTCCCCTCATTATCGTAGTAAGCATCACCTGGATTCTTAACAATATATGCTTCATAATAAAGAACTCGCTCTAAGTCTTTCATTTTAACACCAAGTAATGTCCCGATTCTACTTGGAAGTGAATTTACATACCAAATATGTGCAACTGGTGTAACTAGTTCAATATGCCCCATACGACTTCTTCGAACTTTTGAGCTAGTGATTTCAACACCACATTTCTCACACACCATAACTGTATCTTTGAATCTTTTCTTTTTGTATTTTCCACAAATACATTCATAATCTCTAACTGGTCCAAAGATTTTTGCACAAAATAAGCCATCTCGCTCTGGTTTTAGAGTCCTATAATTAATTGTTTCTGGTTTTTTAACCTCACCATAACTCCAGCTTCTTATTGTCTCTGGACTTGCTAAAACTAACTGAAGAGATGAAAAATCCTTTCTTGTTTTAGAATCTTTATTTAAATTTTCTTCTAGTAATGGAATCTGATTATTCTCTTTATCATACACCACTACATCAAGAGCAAGCGATTGAAGCTCTTTTGTAAGAACATAAAAAGTTTGCGGAATCTCAGATTCTCCAACTGGTTTATTACTAGTAATAGCTTTATATGCATTGTATCTACCATCAATATCATCTGATTTGATAGTTAGCATTTCTTTTAATGTATGAGATGCGCCATATGCTTCTAATGCCCATACTTCCATCTCACCAAATCTTTGTCCTCCAAATAGTGCTTTACCACCAACTGGTTGCTGTGTAACAAGGCTATAAGGTCCTGTGCTTCTTGCATGAACCTTTTCATCAACAAGGTGATGAAGTTTTAAGATATACATATATCCAACATTTACACGTTCTTTCATCTTCTCACCAGTTTTTCCATCGTAAAGCTCAGTTTTGCCATCCATATCGATTTTTGCTAATTCAAATAATTTTTTAAATGTATTTTCATCTACACCATCAAATACAGGAGTTGCAAATCTAACACCCTTGCTCCAATCTCTAGCATAATTAGTAAGTTCATCATCACTTAATGATTTAATAAAACTACTAATTTCTGGCTTATTTACAACATCTACAATTTGAAGCATTTTAGATCTCAAATCAGCTATAAATGTAGCTTTATTTGCATTAAATATCTCTTGTATATCATTTCCTAACTTTTTACCTACAAGCCCTAAATGTGTCTCTAAAATCTGTCCTATATTCATACGAGAAGGAACACCAAGAGGGTTTAATACAATCTCAACACTTTGACCATCAGAAGTATAAGGCATATCAACTTCAGGAACTATTGTAGATACAATACCTTTATTTCCGTGTCGCCCTGCCATCTTATCGCCGACTTTCAGCTTTCGTTTAGTAGCAATATATACTTTTACTTTTTTTACAACACCGCTTGGTAAAATATCATCTTTTTCTAAAATAGATATTTTTTCTTGATACTCTTCACCTAAGATTCTCTTTTGTTCTGCAAAGTTGTTCTTGATTTGCTCATATTTATCCCTTACTTCTTTTGAATAACTTTTTATAAGAGTATTTAGTCCAAATCTACCAACAATAGCGATATTATCTTTATCTACAATATCACCTTTTTTGTATTTTTTATCATTTACATTTGCAGCAGATGAAAGCTTTTCTTTGCCTAACAATGATACAACTCTTAGTGTCTCTTCTTTATCAAGCATAGCCATTTTATCTCTATGCTCACTCTCAAGTCGATTTTTGTCATCTTCATAAGACTTGATTGCTCTACTATCTTTTGCATATCCTTTTTTTGTAAATATTTTTACATCAACAACGACACCTTCTAATGATGGCGGACAATATAAAGACTTATTTACAACATGTCCTGCTTTTTCACCAAAAATAGCTCTAAGCAATCTTTCTTCTGGGGTTGGCTTTGCTTCACTTTTTGGTGAAACTTTTCCAACTAATATCATCCCACCTTTTACATATGTCCCAATTTTTACAATACCGCTAATATCAAGATGTTCTATTTCTTCTTCTTTTACTTGTGGAATATCAGCAGTAATTTCTTCAGTGCCATGCTTTAATTCCCTTGCTTCAATTTCTTTTTCATAAATATGTATAGACGTAAAAGCATCTTCTCTAATCAATTTATCACTAACAACAATAGCATCTTCGAAGTTATATCCATTCCAAGGCATAAATGCCACTTTGATATTTTTTCCAAGTGCAAGCTCGCCACTATCCATACTAGCACCATCAGCGATAACTTGACCAGCTTTTACCATATCACCTTTTTTTACGATTGGCACTTGTGAAAAAGATGTATTTTGATTTGTGCGAAGATTTTTTTGTAATGAATAATGATTTATATAAGCACCATTGTCATCTTCACCCATAATATATATATTTCTACTATCTACAAGCTCTACTATACCATCTCTTGTAGCCTTTATAGCCTCATAAGAATCTCTTGCTACAATACTTTCAATTCCAGTGCCAACAACAGGAGCATCAGGTTTTAGTAATGGCACAGATTGACGTTGCATATTTGAACCCATAAGTGCTCTATTTGCATCATCATGCTCTAAAAATGGAATAAGAGAAGCAGCAACACCAACAAGCATTCTTGGATTAAGATCTATTAAATCTACTTTACCTTTTTCACTTAATAATATCTCTCCATCTTTTCTGACTTCAATCAAATCTTCTTCAATAACACCATCTTTATTTAATTTAGTGCTTGCTGGGGCAATAACTAAACCTTCCTCTTGAGATGCTGTAATATACAAGACTTCATTTGTTACTTTTCCATTAACTACTTTTTTATAAGGTGCTTCAATAAATCCTAAATCATTAACTTTAGTAAATGTAGATAATGTATTTATAAGACCAATATTTTGACCTTCCGGTGTTTCGATAGGGCAGATTCTACCATAATGAGTTGGATGAACATCACGAGCTTCAAAACCAACTCTTTCTTTTACCAATCCACCTTCACCAAGGGCTGACAGCCTTCTTTTGTGTGTTATTTCTGATAATGGATTTGTCTGATCCATAAATTGAGATAATTGCCCACCTGTAAAAAATTCTAAAATAGTGCTTGTTATGGTCTTTGAATTGATTAATTCATGTGGCATAATAGTTTCTATATCTGTATTTGTGCTAGCAAGCTTATCTCTAATAACTTTTTGCATTTTCAATAAACCTGTATGCAATTCATTTGCTAACAACTCACCAATAGCCCTAATCCTTCTATTACCTAAATGATCTCTATCATCGATTCTTCCAAAACCATTTTTTACTTTAATTAAATATTTAATGGTCTCTAAAATATCCTCTCTTGTTAGAGTTGTAACATAACTAGGTATATCTAATCCTAGCTTATGATTCATCTTCATTCTACCAACTTTTGTTAAATCATATCGCTCTGGATCAAAGAATAACTGCTGAACAAAATTCTTAGCAACATCTTTTGTTACAGGATCTCCTGGCTTCATAACTTTATAGATTCTAATAGCAGCAAGATCGTTTTCATCATCAATTTTCTCTGTTTGTTTTAATAACTTTAGAGATTCTACATCTGCCATAAATGAATTGATTATAGATAAGTCATACCCTGATGCTGCATCATTAATAACCTTAAATTTGTTAATTTTCAATTCTGCTAGATGTTTTAATTTTGTATCATCTATTTGAGTTAATGTATCAAATATAATTTCTCCACTATTTTTATCAACTACTGGTTCTGCAAAATATCTATCCTGAAGTGTTTCGATAGGATATATAATCCAATCTAATCCTTTTTCTTTTAACTCATTTGCTTTTTTTACACTTAATTTTTTACCAGCTTGAACAATAACTGCACCATTTTTATCTTTAATATCAAAACTAACTTTTCCACTTGTAAAATCATTAGGGTTAAATGGAATCAAATATGAGCCTTTTTCATATTGCACATCAAGAAGTGGATAAAAGATTCTAATGATATCTTGCTTATTGTAGCCTAAGGCACGTAATAAAATCGTCACAAGTACTTTTCTTCTTTTATTAATTCTTACAAATAGCACATCTTTTGTGTCATATTCAAAATGCAGCCAAGAACCTCTATCTGGTATAATTTGTCCTGTATATATAAGCTTATTTGATGAAGTGGCAGATTCTTCTTCTTTGAAAATAACCCCCGGACTTCTATATAGCTGATTAACAACAACTCTCTCAACACCATTTATAATAAATGAAGTTTTATCTGTCATTAATGGTATTTCTCTTACATAAATACTTTGCTCTTTTACATCTTGCACACCTATTTTATTACCAGTAGCTTCATCTCTTTCATGCAATATAAGTCTAACTTTTATTTTTAATGGTATAGAATAGGTAATACCTCGCTCCATAGCTTCTCTAACTGTATATTTTGGCTTTCCATATTCACAGCCAGCATATTCAAGACTTAATCTATTTTGTGTATCATGAATAGGAAATACAGATTTAAAGACTTTATTTATCCCACTATCCTCAGGATTATCAGTAGATATAAATGAATCATAACTATTGCGTTGTAGTTGCAATAAATCTGGAATTGGTAGTTCTTCTTGAGTCTTAGCAAAATTTAATCGTATTCTATTTCCTGATTTAATTGTTGTTGGCATATTATAACCTCATAATAAGTAGTTTAGATTTCTTAAATATTCTAAAATTTAATTGAAATATCTAGAACAAAATATTTAGAATATTTAAATATCTAGTATTAAAAATCATTAGAAGCAAAAGCTTCTAATATAACAAGCATATATAGTAGATTTATTTAATCTCTACTTTTGCTCCAGCTTCTTCAAGTTTTTTCTTGATATTTTCTGCTTCCTCTTTACTTACACCTTCTTTCAATGTATGAGGAACTTGCTCTGTTGCATCTTTCGCTTCTTTTAATCCAAGACCTGTAACTTCTCTTACGACTTTAATTACATTGATTTTCTTATCACCACTATCTGTGATAACAACACTAAATTCAGTTTTTTCTTCAGCTGCCGCACCAGCACCAACTGCCGCACCAGCACCAGCAACAACAGTTGGAGCTGCACTAACACCAAATTTTTCTTCAAATTCTTTTACTAATTCTGATAATTCTAATACTGATAAATTAGAAATAAATTCTAAAACATCTTCTTTTGTTATAGCCATTTTTGTCTCCTAAATATTATTTTATAAAAAATTAAGCTTCTTTGCTTTTTCTTAAATTATCCAATCCTGTTACAAAATATCTTGCTGGAGCAGTCCATACAGATAATAACATACCTATTAATTCTTCTTTACTTGGTAATTTAGAAATTGATTCTATATGTTTAGAATCTACTACTTTACCATCAAAAAAACCAGCTTTAATAACAAATTTTTCTTTATTTGCATCTGCAAATTTTTGAGCACTTTTAGATAGAGCTATTTGATCTTTACCCCATAAAAAGATATTTGTATCTTTTAATGCAATACCTTCTATATTAGCATTTTTAAATGCAATACTTGCTAATTTATTTTTGATAACTTGAACTTTAGCACTACATTGCAAAGCATTTTTTCTTAATACTTGCAATTCTCTTACACTAAGCCCTTTATAATCACAAATAATAATATTAGAATCCAAAAAGCTAGAACTAAGTTGCTCAATAAGTTTTGCCTTATCTTGCTTTGTCATATTTCCTCCTTTCAGACTAACCTATACAAGGACTTTATAAAATATAAAGAATTAAGAAGAATCCCTTGTAGTCTTCAGTCTAAGATAAAGACTATCTTATTTAATATCAATCAATTCTTGAGAATCTATCTCTAAAGATGGACTCATTGTCAAAGATATAAATGTTTTTCTAATGTATTTACCTTTTGTACTAGCAGGTTTTAATTTATTGATAGTTTTTACTAACTCAACTAGATTATCTTTGATTTTATTTGCTTCAAAGCTAGCTTTACCAAGTGGAGCATGAATATTGCCTTTTTTATCAACTCTGAAATTAACTTGACCACTTTTTGCATTACTAACAGCTTTAGCGACATCTAATGTTACAGTTCCAGTTTTTGGATTTGGCATTAATCCCTTTGGACCTAGAATCTTACCAACTTTACCAACCATAGCCATCATATCTGGAGTAGCAATAATCATATCAAAGTTTAAATTACCATTTTTAATTTCTTCAACAAGATCATCATCACCTACGATATCAGCACCAGCATTTTTTGCTTCATCAGCTTTTATACCTTTAGCAAAAACAGCAACTCTCACTGCCTTACCTGTTCCATGAGGTAAAACAACAGCACCTCTAATCATTTGATCAGCATGTCTTGGATCAACACCAAGTTTCATAGCAATCTCAACAGTCTCATCAAATTTTGCAGAAGCTAATGACTTAACTAAAGTAGTAGCACTATCTAAATCATAAATTTTACCCTTCTCTATTTTTGTTTGAAGGTTTTGCAATCTTTTAGCAATTTTTTTCATAATAACTCCCAAAAATATTAATCAACTATTTCTATGCCCATGCTTCTAGCACTACCAGAAACAATTTTCTTAGCAGCCTCTAAATCATTAGCATTTAAATCTTCCATTTTTAACTTTGCAATAGATTCAACTTGACTTTTAGTAAGCTTTCCTATCTTATTTTTCAAAGGATTATCAGATCCCTTTTTAATATTAGCCTCTTTTTTTATTAAATCTGTAACCGGTGGCTTCTTTGTAACAAAGCTAAAACTTTTATCTTGATAAACAGTGATAATAACAGGGATATTAAAATCTCCCATATCTTTTGTTTTTTCATTAAAAGCTTTACAAAATTCCATAATATTTACACCTCTTTGTCCAAGAGCTGGACCAACTGGTGGTGATGGATTAGCCTTACCTGCTGGAATCTGAAGTTTTAATTCGCCTACCACTTTTTTTGCCATTATTACTCTCCTTAAACTATTTTTTCTACTTGAGAATCTGAAATCTCAATTGGTGTATTCCTACCAAAAATAGAAATATTTAACTTTAATTTTCTATGCTCCATATCATATTCTTCAACTGTTGCAGTAAAATTTAAAAATGCTCCATCAATAATACGAACAAATTCACCAGGAGAAAAAGATACTTTTGGCTTTGGAGCAGCACGATTAGTAATCTTTTCTAAAATTAGTTCTATATCTTTTTCACTAAGTGGCGTTGGCTTCTTTGACTCACCAATAAAACGTCCTACTCTAGGCAATGATTGTATCATATGCCATAACTCTGTATTTAAATCTATTTTTATAAATACATAGCCTGGATATAGACTTCTTGCAGTTATTTTTCGCTTATTATTTTTAAACTCTACTATATCTTCTGTGGGCACAACTATCTGTTCCATCTTATCTAGCATTTTAGTTTCACGAAGTAGATTCTCAATTGCTAGTTTTACTGACTTTTCACTACCAGAATATGTTTGAATTGCATACCATTCTAACGCCATAATAAGCCTTTTCTATAAAATGCTAGAAGCAATAGTGCCAAAAATAACACCAATTAACGATAAAAATAAAGCAATAACACTAACAACAACAAGGACAGATATAGAAGCATTTCGAATCTGCTCTTTAGTTGGAAAAATCACCTTATCTAATTCTTCTCTTGCCATTCTATAAAATACAAATAGCCTTTTCATTAACTCTCCAAATCAATCTATTGAAAACATATAGTTGTATCCACAATATCTATATAATAAATATATAAAAATCAAATGGCAGGCCAGGAGGGACTCGAACCCCCAACAGGCGGTTTTGGAGACCGCTGCTCTACCATTGGAGCTACTGACCTAAAATGTATAAGGGAATATTTCCTTATACATTTTTAACTCTTAAGCTTTACCTCTTTATGAATAGTATGTTTATTCAATCTAGGACAAAATTTCTTGAGCTCCAGTTTTTCTACATTTGTTTTAGCATTTTTTGTAGTGCTATAATTTATATCACCACACTCAACACATTTCAATCCAACTTTTATCTTCATAAAGCACTTTCCTTATTGAAGTATTTTAGTTACAACACCAGCACCAACTGTTCTACCACCCTCACGAATAGCAAATCTAGTTCCTTCCTCAAGAGCAATTGGATTTATAAGCTCAACTGTGATTTTAATATTATCACCTGGCATAACCATTTCTACATTATCAGGTAAAGCAATAGAACCAGTTACATCTGTAGTTCTAACATAGAATTGTGGCCTATACCCATTAAAAAATGGTGTATGTCGTCCGCCTTCATCTTTTGATAAAACATACACTTCACCTTCAAACTTAGTATGTGGAGTGATTGAACCTGGCTTACAAAGAACCATACCTCTTTCAACTTCTTCTTTCTTAGTTCCTCTTAGAAGAACACCTACATTATCACCAGCTTCACCCTTATCTAGTTCTTTTCTAAACATTTCAACGCCAGTAACTGTAGTTTTTTGAGTATCTCTAACACCAACAATCTCTACTTCATCACCTACTTTTACAACACCTCTTTCGATTCTTCCTGTTACAACAGTTCCACGCCCAGCAATAGAAAATACATCTTCAACAGGCATTAAGAAAGTTTTTTCAGTATCTCTTTGTGGAGTTGGGATATAAGCATCAACTTCAGCCATTAATTTTAGAATCTTTTCACCCCACTCACCAACTTGTCCTGTTTTTGCTTCTTCTAAAGCTTTTAGTGCAGAACCAGCTACTATTGGTGTATCATCACCTGGAA of the Helicobacter sp. MIT 99-5507 genome contains:
- the rplL gene encoding 50S ribosomal protein L7/L12 — its product is MAITKEDVLEFISNLSVLELSELVKEFEEKFGVSAAPTVVAGAGAAVGAGAAAEEKTEFSVVITDSGDKKINVIKVVREVTGLGLKEAKDATEQVPHTLKEGVSKEEAENIKKKLEEAGAKVEIK
- the rplJ gene encoding 50S ribosomal protein L10 yields the protein MTKQDKAKLIEQLSSSFLDSNIIICDYKGLSVRELQVLRKNALQCSAKVQVIKNKLASIAFKNANIEGIALKDTNIFLWGKDQIALSKSAQKFADANKEKFVIKAGFFDGKVVDSKHIESISKLPSKEELIGMLLSVWTAPARYFVTGLDNLRKSKEA
- the rplA gene encoding 50S ribosomal protein L1, which translates into the protein MMKKIAKRLQNLQTKIEKGKIYDLDSATTLVKSLASAKFDETVEIAMKLGVDPRHADQMIRGAVVLPHGTGKAVRVAVFAKGIKADEAKNAGADIVGDDDLVEEIKNGNLNFDMIIATPDMMAMVGKVGKILGPKGLMPNPKTGTVTLDVAKAVSNAKSGQVNFRVDKKGNIHAPLGKASFEANKIKDNLVELVKTINKLKPASTKGKYIRKTFISLTMSPSLEIDSQELIDIK
- the rplK gene encoding 50S ribosomal protein L11, with translation MAKKVVGELKLQIPAGKANPSPPVGPALGQRGVNIMEFCKAFNEKTKDMGDFNIPVIITVYQDKSFSFVTKKPPVTDLIKKEANIKKGSDNPLKNKIGKLTKSQVESIAKLKMEDLNANDLEAAKKIVSGSARSMGIEIVD
- the nusG gene encoding transcription termination/antitermination protein NusG, producing the protein MALEWYAIQTYSGSEKSVKLAIENLLRETKMLDKMEQIVVPTEDIVEFKNNKRKITARSLYPGYVFIKIDLNTELWHMIQSLPRVGRFIGESKKPTPLSEKDIELILEKITNRAAPKPKVSFSPGEFVRIIDGAFLNFTATVEEYDMEHRKLKLNISIFGRNTPIEISDSQVEKIV
- the secE gene encoding preprotein translocase subunit SecE — translated: MKRLFVFYRMAREELDKVIFPTKEQIRNASISVLVVVSVIALFLSLIGVIFGTIASSIL
- the rpmG gene encoding 50S ribosomal protein L33, whose product is MKIKVGLKCVECGDINYSTTKNAKTNVEKLELKKFCPRLNKHTIHKEVKLKS
- the tuf gene encoding elongation factor Tu; translation: MAKEKFVKNKPHVNVGTIGHVDHGKTTLSAAISAVLSLKGLAELKDYDNIDNAPEEKERGITIATSHIEYETENRHYAHVDCPGHADYVKNMITGAAQMDGAILVVSAADGPMPQTREHILLSRQVGVPYIVVFLNKQDMVDDAELLELVEMEVRELLSKYEFPGDDTPIVAGSALKALEEAKTGQVGEWGEKILKLMAEVDAYIPTPQRDTEKTFLMPVEDVFSIAGRGTVVTGRIERGVVKVGDEVEIVGVRDTQKTTVTGVEMFRKELDKGEAGDNVGVLLRGTKKEEVERGMVLCKPGSITPHTKFEGEVYVLSKDEGGRHTPFFNGYRPQFYVRTTDVTGSIALPDNVEMVMPGDNIKITVELINPIALEEGTRFAIREGGRTVGAGVVTKILQ